The Reichenbachiella carrageenanivorans region TAGGAAAGGGATGAATCTGGGGGCTTGGAGTAGGTAACCGTTGAGATAATGCTTTGAGTTTTGGTTAATTAAATTTAAAGCTTCTTACGCACTTATGTAATCAAAGTTGATTTTTTGACTTGGTTGTTAACCTATAAAGGCTTGTCGTCAAGTGTTTTTAAGAATGCCAATAGGGCTTTTTTTTCTATATCATCAAATTCAATCAACCTAACAAGAGAATCTTGGTTTTGGTTCGTGCGATCTAAATTTTGATAATGATCAATCACCTTTTCTATGGTGGAAAATCTGCCGTCGTGCATGTAGGGTGCGGTAAGGGATAAATGACGAAGAGTAGGTGTTTTGTATTTGCCCAGATCAGAAGAGTCTTTAGTGATTCTAAACCTGCCTGTAGAAAGGTATAAATCTTTAGAATCATAGGTTTGGCTGATGCCATTATGATGGAACTGATGGTTCGTAAACAATGGAGGGGTATGGCAAGCTGCACAGTTTTTTTTAAAAACTAATTGGCCTTGAGATTCGAGAGAATCGTACGATGCCGTTCCTTTTTGCACAAGGTCATATTTGGAATCTGCCGAAATCAGTGTGCGCAGGTATTGCGCAATAGCGCGACTCACAAAGGCAGAAGAGATGGAATCTATGCCGAACGCTTGTTTGAAGGCTGGCCGATAGATAGTATCACGATTGAGCCTCTGAGTCAGTGTAGGTAGGTCGGCACCCATTTCGTCAGGACTCATTAGGGCCGCAAAAGCAAGCGATTCTAGGTTTTTGACACCACCGTCCCAAAAAAAGCTTTCAGACCATGCCAAGTTGATTAATGCTGGGGTATTTCTTTTCAAAGCTTTGCCACTGTGTCCCCTACTGAAGGCCTGCCCGTCTGTAAATGCGTGCGCTTGCTGATGACAAGAAGCGCAAGCTATTTTG contains the following coding sequences:
- a CDS encoding cytochrome-c peroxidase, translated to MSYPSYFPAPIATPQRNELTTTGVALGQRLFFDSSLSPDGKIACASCHQQAHAFTDGQAFSRGHSGKALKRNTPALINLAWSESFFWDGGVKNLESLAFAALMSPDEMGADLPTLTQRLNRDTIYRPAFKQAFGIDSISSAFVSRAIAQYLRTLISADSKYDLVQKGTASYDSLESQGQLVFKKNCAACHTPPLFTNHQFHHNGISQTYDSKDLYLSTGRFRITKDSSDLGKYKTPTLRHLSLTAPYMHDGRFSTIEKVIDHYQNLDRTNQNQDSLVRLIEFDDIEKKALLAFLKTLDDKPL